aattccaagcatttcacttcggcctatatcgaaaacaaccttgctgaaaattatggtgtaacttccacgtttggctctcctagaagttcatcagccatcgacatgaatttccaccacacaccctgcatcaatgccaaaccaatgcctgtgtgcaaacttgtggacccactaacattaacacatcctctatcatgacaactttgggaattagcggcATGCCATGAGAATGTAAATGTCTatttttaaagatcaaaatcttccatagagagagacacaacattaacatcaataccagtatttccatttactgacttggagccacttgccaaCCTGCTCCTTGTAGTAGCCGTTTCACTGCTGACTTCAGGGGTTGATCTGtccttcaatgccttgtgtaaaccaatttctccacctcaaatttgacaagatttgaagccctacttcctgacattgctttgaaGAATTTAATGTAGAAATGAGTAGTACCTTATTAAGTCAGTTCttaggaaagattggagggtcacaatggacacacttaaaattttcaatctcctagacagaacttccttagactgtacgtattcACACTACCACATTAAAGCTCTAcctcacaaaaagaacctagtggcccTGATATTaattgttggaaatttggacctCTCAAATTCACCTCCCTAGGATCTACCGTTTGCAGGcataacaagaaaaagaaagaaataataacaacataagattttacgtggaaactcctaaATAGGAAAAAAACCACTAGACCTAGAGAAGAAAATCTATtaagtgaaaaattattacaatcacacaatttctcTCCTCACCTCAAACACACTCACAAAGTTTTTCtgactagtaaaactttaactcacacctcttcccattttataaaaatggacaacagaagaatttaattaaagtaaaaaattattagcTAAGTATTTGATTGGTatacttaaactaagaggctaaacATCTTATTTATAGCCTTAAGATTTATCCCTCATTTACTTATCCACTGGTGTGGAATTAAAAAGGAGCACAATTATCAACATCACTCACGTGTCGCCTGCATCGTCTCAAAATGATTCCAACTGGTATCCTGATACAGCTGCCACTCATCATCTCACATCTGACAACAATCTAAACCtccaagctaatggatatacCGGCACTGATCAGATAAGGGTTGGTAATGGTGCAAGTCTACTCGAGATAATAATgtaatttttgaatttcattcattttatttttgtttgaaggaCCTCAATACCGGGAGACTACTCCTTCGCGGACCGACTAAAAATGAGTTGTACACTTTTTTACCATCTCCATCCAATGCTCCTCACAAATCTACCTTCCTTGGCGAAGTAGCTTGACGTTTGACACCCCTACGTGGCTATCATAGAAACCTGTCAGTTCACATAACTAGTCGTTCTTGGGTCACCGGATAATGTGTTTAAAATGGAAAGTACTTATACGTGGTAtataatgttttttcttttaaaaatagttaTACCAAACTCCTTTTTTATTCTCTCCCAGACGGCTCGAGATCAAATACAAAACAGATTATGATACAAGAAATATTAGGTGGATTGTTTATACCTTATGAGGCTAGAAAATTAACTTCTAAATTTCTTAATCTTTCATAAAacattgatataaaaaaaattcattttattttatcatattaaaaataaatatggtcTTATTTAGAGTTTTCTGCTCAAGCCTCTGTTTTTATAGAGTCACGCCCGGTGACCGGATTGCTTTGTCGGATGGAACTTTCACAACGCTCCTCGATTCTAGGCATAGCCCCGCGAAGTACTCACAGCTTGACTGCTAACTTAAAGACATACTAATTAGATTGCAGAATTCTGCGTAAACAATTAAGATAACGCGTTTTGGTTCGCACAAACAGTAACGTATGATACGTATCCCATGGACCACTTGACGTCTTGCGTGGGCAGCTCTGAAGTAAAGGCAGGCAGTCTTGCATAATTATACGCGCTAaactttcttttaaaagaaatttcaaccgaGTGTATAAGGATACTCTGTATTTCCTCACTACTGAATGCTTCATGTTACACGCATGTCTGTTgaattgaattttctttttgatattCTTTGACAGAATGCAAGGTTTGTGTGGTCGATTGGTCAAGTCTTGTGGTAATAATACACATCTGGGTGAACGATTCTTGCTCTGTTGCTCAAGTCTTGGGAGCTGCTTTCTCGGCGAGTATGCAAATAGATCTTGTTCTAATCTGAACTCTTATGGACACGGGTGTGAATACAAAATCCAAAGTATTATAACTGTTTACAAGAATGGTAAAAATACTGTTCAAATAAGAGGTCCTAgccataataattttttaagccAAACCAGCAAAGGACGGACGAAGTTGGCGAGTAAACTCCGAAAGTGGCCCCAACGCGGATGGAAAGTGGAAACAAGAAGTCAGCCCCCTACTTCTCTCGTTTCTCAAATAAATGTCAATTACAATCTTAAAGAAGTAACTATGATTACTGTTGCAGTTTCAAGGAATACAAGATAATGGTTTCCCCAAGATTACTGTTCTTCTTCCTTGCCCTTCTAATATTCACTGGCAATACTGTCGCGCAGCCAGACGACTTCGTCCACCGCGAATGTTTAGACAAGGGCAGCTACGCCTCTAACAGTACCTACGAGGCAAATCTCAACTAtctcctctcctctctcacTTCTAACTCTGAAATTGACTATGGCTTCTACAATTCCTCTCATGGCCAAAACTCCGACAGTGTATATGCGATTGGACTTTGCAGAGGGGATGTTAACACAGATACCTGCCGGAGTTGCCTACATAATGCTACCTCTCTTCTCCCACAGCGTTGCCCCAATCAAAAGGAGGCAATTGGATGGTACGACGGCTGTATGTTACGCTACTCGAATCGCTCCATTTTTGGCATCATGGAAACAGCTCCTTCTTCAATTATTCTCAACCCAAATAACGTATCGACCACTTACGTGGATCAGTACAATGATGATCTTTGGACCTTGTTTAAAAGCCTAACAAGTCAAGCTGCAGCAGGCGGTTCTCTTCGTAAGTTTGCGGCAAACAAGACAACCGTAGCACAATCAAAACCACTGTATGCGTTTGTGCAGTGCACCCCTGATTTGTCAGAGCAACTATGCAGGGATTGCTTACTCGGAACTTTATTTCAAGACTTTCCACGGTGTTGTGATGGGAAGGAAGGTGTAAGAGTGTTCAAACCCAGCTGCAGTATCAGGTTTGAGGTCTTCAACTTCCTTTCCTCTACTCCCGATGCTTCGATGCCGTCATCTCCACTTGCACCGCCGGCATCTCCTCCTCCATCATCAAAcaataccaccaccaccaccacaacagGTACCCAGGCCATTTTGATTATAACGTACGTTTTTTCCTAATCGAAAGGGTAAAGGGGAAGATTTAAGCCTACTCTCTGCGTTTGAATTTGACCATAATAACACTTGAACTAGTTAAGAACAGAACACACACAGCCAGGATGCACGAATCTCATATCTCTCCCTTGGGATGGTCGAATCATAGCCTCCAATTAAATTCATTTCTGAGCAATATTTCTAAGGTTACTTTTACTTAAGATATCAAGAGACAATGCTAATTCCAAACTTAACCCTCAGAGAATGCTCACAAGTCACAGATACATGGTTTTTGCAGGAAGGAAGAGGAACACATCTCGGAAGATCATCATTATAGTTGTGCCAACTGTTGTTCTTATGCTCGTTGTCATCTCCATTTGCATCTATATAAAATCAAGGAAGCCAAGGAAGAAAGTTGAAAGTAATTGTAAGAACTCTGTATTGCTATTTATGATTCAAAAGTTAGGCAGTCTTCGTAATTCGGAAAGAAAACAACTTTTCCAGCATCtattaattaacaaataaaGGACATAATTTAGGAAATAATTCTATATATGACAATATTTGCTTTTACATTACCATATGGAAGTAATTGGAAGTCAGTTTGTTTTAATCACTTGTGTTGGAGAGCCCATTGCTTGAGAATGAACAAATTATAATCTATGTCAAGCATCTTCAGTGATGAACTTTAGTCCATTCATGAAGTGCTGTCCTGTTTCTCTTGTGAAGTTGTGGATCAAATTAGAAGCATGGAATCCTTGCAGTTCGACTTCGGCACCATCAGAGTTGCAACGGATAACTTTTCTGAAGCAAATAAGCTTGGAGAAGGTGGTTTTGGTGCTGTTTACAAGGTAAATAGATATATTCTTTTGGAGAAGGGTACTAGTGATCACTTAGAAAGATGCTAATTTTCAAGGTTTTACCCTTGTATGTTAACAGGGTATACTCTCTAACGGACAAGTTATAGCTGTGAAAAGACTGTCAACAGAGTCGAGACAAGGAGATTTAGAATTTAAGAATGAGGTCTTGTTGGTGGCCAAACTACAACACCGTAATTTGGTTCGCCTCTTAGGCTTCTGCTTGGAAATGGAAAGTAATGAAAGGCTTTTAGTATATGAGTTTGTGCAAAATGCAAGCCTTGATCAATTTCTTTTCGGTATGTTTGCGCTTCTGATTACATGTTACTGTATCTTTAATATCTCTTTACTATCTTGTTAGATTACTTTGTCGCATATTTTTCTCAAATCATTAGCCACATACTTGCTTTGATATGTAGATCCAATCAGAGGTGCAGATCTTGATTGGGAAACACGTTACAAAATCATCGGAGGCATTGCTCGAGGGATGCTTTATCTTCATGAAGATTCTCGACTCCGTATTATTCATCGTGATCTTAAAGCTAGTAACATCCTTCTAGATGGAAAAATGGATCCAAAAATCTCAGATTTTGGCACTGCAAGAATGTTTTTATCTGATGATCAAACACGGGAGAATGCAAGCAGAGTTGTGGGGACCCCGTAAGTACTTTTGGAAGGAAAGAACTGATCTGTACTTGATGTGGTAGAAACTGCATCTCTAACCTACTAAGATTTAGCttattatcaaaattaaagGGAGACTAATTAAAAAGTTGTAGAAACTTATGGTCTCACTTCtttattattcaataaaaactaataatattgTCGTCAATGTGCAGTGGGTATATGGCTCCAGAATATAGAATACATAAGCAATTTTCTGTGAAGTCTGATGTCTTTAGTTTTGGAGTACTAGTGCTAGAAATAGTGAGTGGACAAGGGATCCATTCCTTTCGAAATGAAGAGAATCTGGAGTATCTTCCAAGTTATGTAAGTAAAATCATACTTGGGCAAATTTCCCTTCCCTTTTCCTGTAAGTGCAACGCCAATAAGTGCACATGCTAGTGGAATTTTCTCTCTGGTATTCATTAAAATTATGTCTTGTAGGCATGGAGAAGCTGGAGCGAGGGAACTGCTTCAAATATTGTAGATTCCAGAATGAGGTCTGGCTCAACAATTGCAATAATGAGATGTATCCACATAGGATTGCTATGTGTTCAAGAAAACGCAGCAGACAGACCAACGATGGCTGCGGTTGTTGTGATGCTCAATAATAGCTCCAACACTCTGCCAGCTCCCTCACGACCTGCATTTTTTTTGCATAGCAATATTGAATCAGACATGTCTCCTAATCAATCCTTACAAGCTTCAAGAAACGAGGTTTCAGTTTCTAATCTAGATGCTCGCTAGAGTTTGATGGAAGTAATTAGACATCTTTATTTAGACATTTGACAAAGACAATGTtgttgactatttttttttttcctcattttggACGATGAAATTAAGACATTTGTATATctttgaaatattatatataaaatatctttaatGATACAAGAATGAGAGCCGTCAGTGACTTATCATTCTgtatttttttagacttatcaTTCTCGCTAATTAATATTTCTCCATAAAAGAATCGTTTCAAAATTTCTAGacctcgttttttttttctctttgggATAAGAAGAATAAACTTCAGAAAATATTACAACCCATGTTTGTCTACCCAAACAACAGACTTAATGTAACGCCCCGGTCCCACAGGGGTTGGAGAGTTACTTCTTATAACTTAAAATTCATATTTCATGAACATATTTACAGACTCCAAAATATAAAGTCGTCAGAATACTacaaaatctcttaataaaatcTGTCAATCCTAAAAAATCTTCTATGAGTAATCCACTATACTTAAATAATTATCCCACCCATACTCTATAATCCTGATTCTTAGGTGAACTAGTCcaaaatcatctaaaaaattttgtggatataagggggtgagttatcaacaactcagtaagcagaaAACATATACTACTGTATAAACATAAGCATTTACAAAATTCATaataaagaacaaaatatttatatggtcaaaaattcaaaatcagAACCTATTATCAAAAATGTCATAgcgaaagttaaaaaatattcttattcaaaattcttttggtGTAGCATAACTGACCACTATCATACTAGAATATCATATCACATCAGaggccatgtttaacccccatggtagggttgtgcaaacccGATAGCTAACAAATCAGAAACAGAATGTGAATCTTTTCCTTATTTATTCTCGAAGCTTTGAGTGTgcaaacagaaaagataaccaGAAAAActactttgtttccaaagtccGTATACCAGAAACAGAAtagttggtaccaacccaaacaaAAGCCACTATTAGCACCTGTGGTAGGTGAAACAGATCACCATATACAAGCCATATCCAGATTCAGAATATCATGCCAAATTTTTTCAgcaatcacatcatatcatatcagagtaTAGAACATTTTTGGAACATAATAGAATTAGATCACAACAATATAATTTATggataaaatttcatatttgctcTCTTTTGCACAGTTCAAAAATGTCAGAAAAATAAGTTCATGTAtacaccagtcatgacaaaaatgctTTCTCTTTCATCGGAGTTCATGAATGATGTCGAACAAATAACTGAGATTGTTTTCATAATGCTTTTCATAACATAAAATGCATATTTTCATAAATCAACCtcagttcattttatttttatgcaaagtctaacATAGGAATCCCGCTTGTCTATACTTCTTAGCTTCTCTAAAATTCATCACAAGAGTGCCAAACCAAtatcaatcatcacctatagaaaattcatgtaacttgaataaatctccaattgaacCGATACCTTGTGTTTACACCTGGAATGCCTATTTTAATTCCTAAAAAACCTAAAATTCTCTTAACCCTAAAATATCATTACCTTCTAAATTCATCAGTATCCCCATAATAATTATTACAAAGGTATAACCAAAATATTACCAAACTCCAAATTGATTTAGGACGTTCCGAAAGTGAGGCTTATGGTGTGAAAGAGTTTCGCTGAAAAAGATACTCAACGCTGCGACAATCTCTTTTCACAGTAGACAAAATGTGGGTATTTATAGAGGTGATTGAAAACCCTAGATGAGAACAAAAGGGAAGTGAGAGACGTGCATGGTGTGGAGTCTGGAAGTTGGTTCTCATTGGATTGGGTTTTGGTGTAAGGTTTGGGCCTTTGGGTGATCggttagtttcaaatatttgGACCCATGGTTTGGATGGTGTAGGAAATTTATAAAAGGGTTCTTCCCTAAATTTTGGATCTCgacttaaattaaaaaaaaaaaaaaaatctaacttgTTCAAAAATGATCTCGgcccataaaaagatttttaaccaAAATATCAAATCCAAAGAAAAAGATCATAATCCACCAAAACAGAGATTTTAGGCCTATagtctacttaaaaaaaatatttgaaaactcaaatAGGTTTTTTGCAaatataaatctatttttttttttttaaaacaacttgacaTTGGACCTCGGTACGTGTTACACTTAACACGTGCAATTGGGAATAAACCCTTCCCACACACTCAAGTTTTCAATATGCCAAGCATACTTGTACACTGTAGTGAAATACaatcaatagaaatagatgAGCCTTTACACGGAAATACAAAACTGTTCTCTCTAGACCTTTTATCAAACACTTGCTGTGGTCACTAGTATCATTTTCAATATGGTATCAGAGAGCCCGTTAAAGGCCAACGCCTTCAtccttttccttcctttttttctttcttcttttccttggtTCTTGATCGTCTTCCATGGCGTCTCCAAAACCCAACACAGACACTCCCACCCCTAACTCAAGTGTCTCTAATATCACCTCTCCCAATACTACCATTGTCACGGTAGCCAACCATTCTATTACTATCAAGTTTTCTGGTGATAACTATCCCATTTGGAAAGCTTAGATGGTACCTCTCTTAGTAGGACATCAACTTGAATCCTATGTCGATGGTACTTCCCCCCCTCCCTCCCGCAACCATTAATGGCTCTGTGAACCCTGAATATCGTCGATGGGTGCTTCAAGACCAGTTAATTGTCTCTGCCCTcaccagctctctctctctctctctctctctctcctatggTTCTTTCCCAGGTTCTTCAGTGTCGCACATCCCATGAAATATGATTGGCACTTGAAAACATTTATGTTGCCCAATCCTCAGCTCACATCCTTCAAACCCATTTCTCACTAGCTACCTTGAAGAAGGGTTCTAAATCGATCACCGATTACTACTGTAAAGCCCAATCTCTCTCAGCTTCTTAGTATCGTTGGAGAACCTCTATCCTAAGCACAATTAGTGTTTACCTTCTAGCCGGATTGGGGACTAATATGAATCTGTCATCTCCTCAATCACCACTCAGCTCGACCTCTTACTACCCACTAGATCTTTGGCTACCTCCTAAACCATGAAGCTCGTTTGGTTCATCAGAATCAATCCTTGCTTGCTCTCTGTCTTATTTCTACAAATGCCACATCTCGAGCCCCTAGTTCACCTTAATGAGGCAGAAATCCTTCTTTTCATAGGGAAGACGTGGTAGAGGTCTTGGGCCTCTTTTGGTCCAGTCTACTCAACCAGGTCTCTTTCCTCGTCCTGACTCTACTAAACCCATGTGTCAAATTTGTCACAAAGTGGGCCATACGGTTGTCCCTTGCTACCATCGTCTAAATCAATCTTACCAAGCCCCCCCCACCTCCCTCTTTAATAGCCAATTTTACTTTTCTACCATCTCTTGGATGCCCTTCAAATTATTGGTTTCCCGATATGGCTACTACGAATTAGTTCACATCAAATTTTGCAAACCTCAACTTAGATTTAATGCCTTATCAGGGCCTTGAGCAAGTTAGCATTAGAGATTGCACCACTCTACCTATACAACACACTGCCTTGGCACACTTTACCACTCATTCTGGCAAATATCTTCTTACTCAACTTCTGCATGTTACTtcaattacaaaaaatttggtCTCTGTTCGTCAATTTTGTGTTGATAATCCTGtatattttgagttttattcCTCTTGTTTTCTTGTGAATGATTTACAAACCAAAGAGGTGCTGCTTCAAGGACTAGTTAAGAATGGGCTCTATGTTCTTCATGTGCCCAACATTGCTCCTTCATCACAACCAACTCCTTGTGCTTTTCTTGGTGAATGTACTTCTACTCAACATTGGCATGCCCTCCTTGGTCACCCATCCTCCCGGATCACAGCTTTGACTCTTCGGCATTTTCAACTTCTTGTAGCAAATAAGACAGTTATGTCCATCTGTTCAGCTTGTTCACAAGTTAAAGCTCATGCTTTACCACATATGTCATCTCTCTCTAGGTCTCATAAACCTTTTGAACTTCTTTTTTCAGACATTTGGGGACCTGCACCTATGCTCTCCTCAAACGGAtgtcatttttactttttcaaatttatttggttatttccTCTTCAAACAAAGTCCAATGTTTCCATTATATTTGTTGCTTTCTTACACTatgttttaaatactttttccaCCAATGTCATTTCAGTGCAATCTGATTGGGGTGGTAAATTTCATCCTCTTACTCAGATTCTCACCTCTTATGGCATTTCTCATCGTCTTACTTACCCTTATTCACATGCCAAAAATGGCACTGTTAAACAGCGTCATAGACATATAGTAGAAACTAGGCTCTCATTACTTGCTTATGCCTCGGTTCCACATAAACACTGGTCTGAGGCTTTTCAAACTTCTGTGTATTTAATAAACTGAATGCCCACATCTATTCTTGGTGACAAGTCaccttttgaaattttattcaaaaaaattccaaattacAAATCTTTACGTGTGTTTGGTGTGGCTTGTTGGCCCAATTTTTGACCATTCAATCCCCATAAAATGGACTTCTGTTCACAACTCTGTGTTTTTATGGGCTATAGCCCAAACCATAAAGGATATCGGTGTCTTCATTTGCCTACGGGTCACACTTATATCTCCTGAGATGTTGTCCTTGATGAAACACATCACCCCTTTCTCTCTCAAGCCCATTCAGACTCCTGTCTAATTTCTAGTACACCCTTTCCTAGCCCAAGTGCATCTCAACCCAATTTGGCCCAATCCACCTCCTTAAACCTGCCAGACTCTCTTCCCATATCAGTCACACCAACTCAACATTTAAGCCCATCCGCAACTCAGCCCCTAAGTCCAACTCAGTCACCCACATGTGTTCCGACCATTTCCCTCAAACAACCCAACTCGGTCACACAGCCCTAAGCCCATCTAAGCCTCTATCCAACCCGGTCCACCATACACCTCAACCTAATATCCTCCCTTCTGAAATCTCCAACCCTAATAGGCAGCCGCCAGACTTACCTTCTTCCCAATCTTCAAACCCTAGCCCCATCAACCCATCGGTGCCTCCATCCCTTCCTTCCTCTTCATCAATCAGTGCCTCTATCTCTCATCACCCTCTGATCACAAGAGCCAAAACACAAACTATTTGCCCTCTCATCTGAACCGATGGTACCATATTGTGGCCATCTAAAccttctctttctctcaccTCGTCCTCCATTGCCATCCCAAAAGAACCTTCAAACTTCATTGAAGCTTCTCGGTTTTTGGAATGGAGAGCAGCAATGAATGATGAATTTGCTACTCTTCTCCAAAACCGAACATGGGACCTTGTCCCcttctctcattctctcaatATTTTAGGATCAAAATGGGTCCTAAAATCCAAGAGACGGGCTGATGGCTCCCTTGAACGCCACAAGGCTTGCCTTGTGGCCAAGGGATTTCACCAATAGCTTGGACTTGATTACGGTGAAACTTTCAGTCCGGTTGTAAAACTAGTCACCATTCGTCTTATCATTTCTCCTGCAGTCACTCACAAATGGCATCTACACCAACTGGACATTCAGAACGCATTCTTACATGGTGACCTTGAAGATGACGTATACATGCAGCAACCTCCGAGGTTGGTCAACCGGATCTCCCTCAAAATGTCTATAAGTTGAAGAAGTTGAtctatggcttgaaacaagccCCTCGGGCTTGGTTTTCTAAGCTCACAGATCGACTACTTCATTTCAGTTTCACTGGATCTAAGTCTAATAGTTCActgtttatttttagaaataattctgattgtgtttatgtgcgatatatgttgatgatattgttgttAGGGGTTCAAATCCAGCTTTAATAACTTAGTTTATTAATGCTCTACGTGCTTACTTTCTAGTAAAGGATCTTGGATCCTTACATTAATTTTTGGGCATAGAAGTTTCACATACTAACTCtggtatttttctttcttaatctaAATATGTGTCTAACCTTCTCCTTAAAACCAACATGCATCGATCTAAATCTGTGTCAACCCCACTTTCGGCCTCTGAAAAATTGATCAACTTGGAAGGACCAACATTTGAGGATCCTCACATTTATCGTAGTATCATAGGTAGTCTTCAATATTTGACCTTCACCCGGCCAGATATTGCATTTGCTGTCAACAAAGTATGTCAATTCATGCATTATTCGTGGCTGCCTCACTGGCAAGCAGTCAAACGCACTCTTCGATATCTCAACTTCACTAAACATCTTGGTCTACATTTCTGCATAAACTCACACAACTTCACCCATTAAGTTGTGTACCTTctctgatgctgattgggccggGTGCCCTGATGACAGTAAATCTACTAGGGGGTTTTGCATCTATCTTGGGGCTCACTTGATCTCTTGGGGGTCTAAGAAACAGCCCACTATAGCTCGATCTTCCACTGAAGCCAAGTATAAAGCTGTGGCAAATGCTACTTGTGAAGTCTTATGGCTTCAATCTTTCTTACAAAAACTTGGGATTTTTCTAGTTGAAGCACCCACACTATGGTGTGACAATCTAAAGCCACTTATCTTTATCTAAACCATGTGTTACATGCTCGTTACATGCTCACACTAAGCATGTAGAGCTTGATTATCATTTTTTCTGAGAGAGGGTGGCTGCCAAAACACTTCAATTCTCATTCATTTCAAGTAAAGATCAACTCGCTTACATTTTCACTAAATCCTTGTCTTTAGTTCGTTTCTCACAACTCCGATCAAGCCTCACTCTCACTCAAGAGCTGCTTGAATTGCGGGGGGATGTTAAGACAAAAAACCATGGCTCAAGCACCTCTAATATGCACACAAGAAAACAGCTGTTGTCCACTGCATAATGCTCTGCTTTGTACTCACCAGCTGGAAGAATAttcaaaaaggaaaatacaCCTCCAACAGAACAATGACGTGGCTGAATCTCATTGTAACACTTGGCTGAAATTACTCTATAAATACTTGTACACTGTAGTGAAATACAATCAGTAGAAATAGATGAGTTTTTACACGGAAATACAAAACTGTTCTCTCTAGACCTTTCATCAAACACTTGCTGTGGTCACTAGTATCATTTTCAATAGGAGTCAAGGTACAATCTTCTATACTCTGTGCTTATTTGCTCCTTCTTAGCTACCAAGTTGGGGATGGGGAGATGCATGGGCCTGAAATGATGATTGAATTGCAACTGAACCAAACAAATCGGCGTACATGCAACCAAACATTTGTTAATTTTGAACTCTATAGCTGCATGTGTGTATGAAGAATCtgcgaaaaaaaaaatgaagaatctCATGTGAATTTGAAGCTATCAATGCAGCTCACTTCAAACATTGATATATAAGGTATTTCTTTTAGCtgcattgtttgtttgtttgtgttttttttttaaagagtactGCTACTCCCACATAAAATTTGGTATGGAATGAGTACTGAatagtgtaatttatttttttatattttctttcttctttcttttcaactatttt
This sequence is a window from Carya illinoinensis cultivar Pawnee chromosome 9, C.illinoinensisPawnee_v1, whole genome shotgun sequence. Protein-coding genes within it:
- the LOC122276349 gene encoding putative receptor-like protein kinase At4g00960 isoform X2, whose translation is MVSPRLLFFFLALLIFTGNTVAQPDDFVHRECLDKGSYASNSTYEANLNYLLSSLTSNSEIDYGFYNSSHGQNSDSVYAIGLCRGDVNTDTCRSCLHNATSLLPQRCPNQKEAIGWYDGCMLRYSNRSIFGIMETAPSSIILNPNNVSTTYVDQYNDDLWTLFKSLTSQAAAGGSLRKFAANKTTVAQSKPLYAFVQCTPDLSEQLCRDCLLGTLFQDFPRCCDGKEGVRVFKPSCSIRFEVFNFLSSTPDASMPSSPLAPPASPPPSSNNTTTTTTTGRKRNTSRKIIIIVVPTVVLMLVVISICIYIKSRKPRKKVEIVDQIRSMESLQFDFGTIRVATDNFSEANKLGEGGFGAVYKGILSNGQVIAVKRLSTESRQGDLEFKNEVLLVAKLQHRNLVRLLGFCLEMESNERLLVYEFVQNASLDQFLFDPIRGADLDWETRYKIIGGIARGMLYLHEDSRLRIIHRDLKASNILLDGKMDPKISDFGTARMFLSDDQTRENASRVVGTPGYMAPEYRIHKQFSVKSDVFSFGVLVLEIVSGQGIHSFRNEENLEYLPSYAWRSWSEGTASNIVDSRMRSGSTIAIMRCIHIGLLCVQENAADRPTMAAVVVMLNNSSNTLPAPSRPAFFLHSNIESDMSPNQSLQASRNEVSVSNLDAR
- the LOC122276349 gene encoding putative receptor-like protein kinase At4g00960 isoform X1 gives rise to the protein MVSPRLLFFFLALLIFTGNTVAQPDDFVHRECLDKGSYASNSTYEANLNYLLSSLTSNSEIDYGFYNSSHGQNSDSVYAIGLCRGDVNTDTCRSCLHNATSLLPQRCPNQKEAIGWYDGCMLRYSNRSIFGIMETAPSSIILNPNNVSTTYVDQYNDDLWTLFKSLTSQAAAGGSLRKFAANKTTVAQSKPLYAFVQCTPDLSEQLCRDCLLGTLFQDFPRCCDGKEGVRVFKPSCSIRFEVFNFLSSTPDASMPSSPLAPPASPPPSSNNTTTTTTTGRKRNTSRKIIIIVVPTVVLMLVVISICIYIKSRKPRKKVESNFVDQIRSMESLQFDFGTIRVATDNFSEANKLGEGGFGAVYKGILSNGQVIAVKRLSTESRQGDLEFKNEVLLVAKLQHRNLVRLLGFCLEMESNERLLVYEFVQNASLDQFLFDPIRGADLDWETRYKIIGGIARGMLYLHEDSRLRIIHRDLKASNILLDGKMDPKISDFGTARMFLSDDQTRENASRVVGTPGYMAPEYRIHKQFSVKSDVFSFGVLVLEIVSGQGIHSFRNEENLEYLPSYAWRSWSEGTASNIVDSRMRSGSTIAIMRCIHIGLLCVQENAADRPTMAAVVVMLNNSSNTLPAPSRPAFFLHSNIESDMSPNQSLQASRNEVSVSNLDAR